The Candidatus Acidulodesulfobacterium acidiphilum genome contains a region encoding:
- a CDS encoding DNA-binding protein translates to MPRRVMREIFTELTDLSKSHTDTILMEILNELREQKIILSNLAVAPIENRRPDTDSILTVKETAAVLKRKTSYVYMLVRERRIPFSKIKGTVYIKKSNIEKIINKTEVADFKTALDNLKK, encoded by the coding sequence ATGCCGAGAAGAGTAATGCGAGAAATATTTACCGAATTAACCGATTTAAGCAAAAGTCATACCGATACCATCTTGATGGAAATATTAAACGAGCTTAGAGAGCAAAAAATTATATTATCGAATTTAGCCGTTGCCCCTATAGAAAATCGCAGACCTGATACCGATTCGATTTTAACCGTCAAAGAGACTGCGGCTGTACTAAAAAGAAAAACTTCTTACGTTTATATGCTTGTCCGAGAAAGGCGCATTCCTTTTTCGAAAATAAAAGGAACGGTTTATATTAAAAAAAGCAATATCGAAAAGATTATCAATAAAACCGAAGTAGCGGATTTCAAAACGGCGCTTGATAATCTTAAAAAATAA
- a CDS encoding helix-turn-helix domain-containing protein → MKIHPLKIYILQNKIKQKELARLCGISEITIHRIVNFKTKKISNKNFEKLIKFGIPKSIILCREE, encoded by the coding sequence ATGAAAATTCATCCGTTAAAAATATATATTCTGCAAAATAAAATTAAGCAAAAAGAGCTTGCGAGGCTTTGCGGGATATCGGAGATAACGATTCATCGTATCGTTAATTTTAAAACAAAGAAAATATCTAATAAAAATTTTGAAAAATTAATAAAATTTGGAATTCCTAAATCAATAATTTTATGCCGAGAAGAGTAA
- a CDS encoding LexA family transcriptional regulator, protein MKKDDSSFYGLLGKRLKNIRRKYLKISAEKLAEILGISEQQIRRYEQGIDKISLDKLAIIEDKYKIPLQYFYNAQTEINHLTAKNHVNKKNSTIPTIFALDASEIIDSSKYKSLPVYSYTGAGKFIDLTEIEPIDNLLIPKEFAVNGSIAVVKVIGKSMEPVIREGAYIGVEKDNKIFVSGNIYAVYLPYEGAVIKKVYLNLDSVILKSENKDFPDIIIPLKDIDKDNFIIGKVKWVLQKF, encoded by the coding sequence ATGAAAAAAGACGATTCCAGTTTTTATGGATTATTAGGAAAAAGATTAAAAAACATTAGAAGGAAATACCTTAAAATTTCCGCTGAAAAACTTGCCGAGATTTTAGGCATTTCCGAACAGCAGATAAGACGATATGAACAGGGAATAGATAAGATTTCTTTAGACAAACTTGCAATTATAGAGGATAAATACAAAATACCGCTTCAATATTTTTATAACGCTCAAACGGAAATAAACCATTTGACTGCAAAAAATCATGTAAATAAAAAAAATTCAACAATTCCCACTATCTTTGCATTAGATGCTTCAGAGATAATAGATTCTTCCAAATACAAATCGCTACCGGTTTATTCATATACCGGCGCAGGCAAGTTTATAGACCTGACGGAAATAGAACCTATCGACAATCTTTTAATTCCAAAAGAATTTGCCGTTAACGGTTCCATCGCCGTAGTAAAAGTTATCGGAAAATCTATGGAACCGGTTATCAGAGAGGGTGCTTATATAGGCGTCGAAAAAGACAATAAGATATTTGTATCAGGCAATATCTATGCTGTATATCTGCCCTATGAAGGCGCTGTTATCAAAAAGGTTTACCTTAATTTAGACAGCGTAATTTTAAAATCGGAAAATAAGGATTTTCCCGATATCATAATACCGCTAAAAGACATCGACAAAGACAATTTTATTATAGGCAAAGTGAAATGGGTATTGCAGAAATTTTAA